AAATCACGACGCTCTTTATAAGCTTCATTCATTTTCGATAAGATTACTGGCCCTGTTGCATCTGTAAAAGCTGCAGTTGCTCCATACTGTGATGGAGTAGCTACACACACAGAGTTGTATAAATGGACTTTTGTCACATGTTCTGTTGCAAGAGGTGGGGCTAGAATATATCCAATTCTTCCTCCAGTAATAGCGTGGGATTTTGATAATCCATTGATAACAAATAATTGATTTCTAACTTCTGAAAACTCCATAAAAGAATGAAACTCTCCATCATACACATTATCAGAATAAATTTCATCAGTTAAAATGAATATATCTGTCTCCTTCAATACATCAACTAATTCCTTCATTTGTTCCAATGATGGAATCATCCCTGTTGGATTTGTTGGGTAATTAAAGATAATGGCTTTTGTTTTCGGTGTGATAGCATCAACTAATGCTTCTTTTGTCAAAACAAAATTTGTTTTTGTTGTATCAACCAAAACTGTTTTTGCACCTTGAAGTTTAGTAATTGGCTCATATGCTAAATACGTTGGGCAAGGAATAATTACTTCATCCCCGTCTTCAAGAATTGTTCGTAACACACTATCGATCGCTTCAGATCCACCGTTAGTCACAATAATCTCTGTCTCAGCGTCATATGTCACATTAAATCGTTTCCTATTATATTGCGAGATAGCTTCCCTTAATTCAATTAAACCTCTATTGTGTGTGTAACGTAATTTATTTTGATTAATGGCTTCAATCATAGCTTCTCTAATGTATTCAGGTGTTTCAAAACCTGATTGTCCCAATGTTAAATCAACACCATCATCGTATTGTTTAACTTGATTAGAAAACTTTCTCGTCCCTGGTACCTCTAAATTGGTTGCTCGTGTATTAAATCTTGTTTCTTCCATTATTTTCTCTTCTTTCATTTATCTTACATCTTGTGCGATAAGGTGTTCTAGTGTCTGACGTCGCACCACTAAACGAACTTTTTCTGGTGTCACAAATACCACGGCGGGTTTTAACATCTGATTATAATTCGAACTCATGCTGTAATGATAGGCACCAGTTGATAATACCACAAGTAAGTCCCCACGGTGAACACTTGACGGTAATTTTATGTCACGTCTTATGATATCACCTGACTCACACAGTTTTCCAGTCACTGTCATCAATTTATCATATTCTTCCGCTCGGTTTGCTAGCAGTAGATCGTAGGTTGCTCCATAAAGTGCCGTTCTGATATGATCACTCATCCCACCATCTATCGATACATAATAATTCGTTTCAGGGATATCTTTCACCGTTCCTACTTCATAAAGTGTAACACCTGCTTCACCAACAATAGATCGCCCAGGTTCCAATGAAATAGCTGGAATGGGATAATCATATTCGTTACAAGTTGATTTTAACGTATTCGTAATTGTTTTGATACCATCTTCTATCGGATAGCTGATATCATCATCCGTATACTTAATACTGAACCCTCCGCCTATATTTAATACACTAATTTTTATTTGATTTTTTGAGAGCCATTTTATAACTTGTTTAATTGTTTCAACTGTCCCAGTGGATTCAAAAATTTGAGAACCTATATGAAAATGAACACCCATAAGTTCAATATTTTCAGCATCCTCAATTTTTCTTACACCGTCAAGTGCTAAACCTTTTTTAATACTTAACCCAAATTTACTATCTTCTTGTCCTGTTTGAATAAATTCATGCGTATGAGCTTCAACACCTGGATTGATTCTAAGCAATGCTTTAACTTTTTTAGTTGTTAGCTCGTTTAGTCGTTCAATTTCTGATAAACTATCTATCACAAAATACTCTACTCACTAAATAACTGGCTATATTTTTAATTTTTGAAAAATCTCCGACCGATGTTCCACCACGTTTAATGACACTTCGTTTTGTCATTTTGTTTTCCTCCTAATCGGCATCGAAAAATAAAAAAGACAAGTTCACCGACATGAAGTGGTCAGGTTAAAACATTTGTTGGAATGGAATTTCCATTTAGCGAAAAAACAGCTTATATTAAAGGAACTTTTGAAGCTAAACTTGGTTTTGATGGCAGTCATGTAACCATTAATAAGGCAAGTAATTCTTCAAATACTTATAATATTTCTATTCCATAATTTATTGTTGTTGGTATTAGCAATCCAAAGTTTGAGGTGGTTAAATAGCAAAGGCGAGTTTTTGAGTTTTATTACTGAAGACATCGACACTAATGAGTTAGCAAACAACGCGATGAGTGATAAAACATTAATTAAATATATTGATACAAATCGCGATTGGTTACAAGAACAAGCAACTGATTATTATCAAAAAATACTAACTAGTATCGACCCCGAAGCATCCCTGTCTATGACCTTTTCTAATAAAAAATAAAAGAGCGCCACCTTTATTTGGGTGACACTCTTTTATATTGCTATAATTTTCTTTTAATCAATACACTTACTAAGAACAATGAAGCAACTAAACTTAATTGTAGCCCAACACTAGATTTTTTTTCACCTGTTTTAGGTAAACTAGCTAATTGTTTATCACTAGAATTAGGTATTTTAGCTACTGTTTCTGTTTTTTTATCATTTTCTGTTGTACTCGTTTCTGTTATATTCGTTTCTGTTGTACTTGTGGCTTTTGTTGATATTTTATCTACTGCTTTTTCAATCTCAGCCCATATATCATCTAATGCATCAATCGTTTTACAACTATCAACTTTTGCAACAAATTCATCCGCTTGTTTCTGTGTTAATCGACCAGCTTGAACTAATAGCTCTATTTGATGTTTTGTATTATATACTTTTTCATCAAATGATGATTGATACAAATCTTTATTTTGTTTTACTAAATCATTTGCATCTGAATAAACAAGTGTAGCCTCTTCTACTGTGTTAACTTTCTCTAAACGTGAAATCAATCCTTCATATTGAAATTGAGAGAGCTTCCCCTCATTTACCATGTCATTCATTAATAAAAAAATATCCGATTTCGTAATCGCTAATGCATCCGGAATGGATTCATCTGTTGTTGTTTCTGTCGTATCATTTACTTCGGAACTTATTACTTTACTCGATGAATTATCTGTACTTGATGTAGAGGTTGATTCAGATGCATAACCCATTTGTCCTACCAACAAACTAGCCATAATCACTGTACCTAATACTAACTTTTTCATATGATCCCCTCCTATAAAACAAGATGTTACAACACCATTACTCTTTGTAATATAATTGTAACATTTATTCATTATACAGACAATAATAAACATTCTTTTGAAAAATAGTTAATCAATTAAAATATCTTGTGCAGGTATTGCCCAATGATTTGTTGGCCCATGACCATGACCAACAAAAATTTCTTGTTCAATCGCTCCTTGAATGAAACTTTTGGCAATATGTATAGCTTCTTTAACCGACTTGCCCTTTGCTATTTCTGCTGCAATACACGATGAGAACGTATCACCTGTCCCATGTGTTTTGATTGTTTCAACGCGTTTTGAACTCATCCAAAATGTCTCGCCATTTTCAAGTAAGACAAAATCTTTCGCCAAAATATCGGATGAATGACCTCCTTTTATCACCACATTTTTGACACCCATTTCTTGTAAAACGTGTGCTGCTTGAATCATATCTTCGCTTGTTTTTATCTCTTGCTGAATTAATTTTTCTGCTTCTGGAATATTTGGGGTTAACACCGTTGCTAGTGGAAGTAATTCTTCTTTAATGCAATCTACCGCTTCTTTTTGTAATAGCGAATGCCCTCCTTTAGCAATCATCACAGGATCTACAATCAGTGGGCCAAAATCCACTTCTTTTAGTTTTTGAACAACGATTTGAACATGTTCTTTATCGGCAAGCATCCCTGTTTTACATGCTCGAATATGAAAATCAGCTGATAGAGAATCAAATTGTTCTGCAACAAAGTCACATGGTATCGGTAAGCTACTTTGTACACCTAATGTGTTTTGTGCAGTCAAGGCAACAACAATACTCATACCAAAAACATCTCTTGCTTGAAACGTTTTTAAGTCGGCTTGAATGCCTGCGCCACCACCTGAATCACTTCCGGCAATGGTTACTACTTGTGGGGTTTGGTTAACGGGCATAATGATTTTTCTCCTTTATATCGACAATTTGTTGCTTTAATGCTTGCGTTTTTTTCGCTATATCATCAGCTTGCATAATCTCACTCACAATCGCAACACCTGAAATATCTGTGTCACGTAATGCCGCCATATTTTCTTCTTTAATCCCGCCAATCG
This genomic stretch from Vagococcus sp. CY52-2 harbors:
- a CDS encoding aminotransferase class I/II-fold pyridoxal phosphate-dependent enzyme — its product is MEETRFNTRATNLEVPGTRKFSNQVKQYDDGVDLTLGQSGFETPEYIREAMIEAINQNKLRYTHNRGLIELREAISQYNRKRFNVTYDAETEIIVTNGGSEAIDSVLRTILEDGDEVIIPCPTYLAYEPITKLQGAKTVLVDTTKTNFVLTKEALVDAITPKTKAIIFNYPTNPTGMIPSLEQMKELVDVLKETDIFILTDEIYSDNVYDGEFHSFMEFSEVRNQLFVINGLSKSHAITGGRIGYILAPPLATEHVTKVHLYNSVCVATPSQYGATAAFTDATGPVILSKMNEAYKERRDFVYKRLKEMGLSVESPKGAFYIFPDISEYNNDSFEFATELLEVEHLAVVPGKTFSIYGEGHIRLSFACTMEELVDGCKRLERFLSTYRKRS
- the lysA gene encoding diaminopimelate decarboxylase, which produces MIDSLSEIERLNELTTKKVKALLRINPGVEAHTHEFIQTGQEDSKFGLSIKKGLALDGVRKIEDAENIELMGVHFHIGSQIFESTGTVETIKQVIKWLSKNQIKISVLNIGGGFSIKYTDDDISYPIEDGIKTITNTLKSTCNEYDYPIPAISLEPGRSIVGEAGVTLYEVGTVKDIPETNYYVSIDGGMSDHIRTALYGATYDLLLANRAEEYDKLMTVTGKLCESGDIIRRDIKLPSSVHRGDLLVVLSTGAYHYSMSSNYNQMLKPAVVFVTPEKVRLVVRRQTLEHLIAQDVR
- a CDS encoding LPXTG cell wall anchor domain-containing protein → MKKLVLGTVIMASLLVGQMGYASESTSTSSTDNSSSKVISSEVNDTTETTTDESIPDALAITKSDIFLLMNDMVNEGKLSQFQYEGLISRLEKVNTVEEATLVYSDANDLVKQNKDLYQSSFDEKVYNTKHQIELLVQAGRLTQKQADEFVAKVDSCKTIDALDDIWAEIEKAVDKISTKATSTTETNITETSTTENDKKTETVAKIPNSSDKQLASLPKTGEKKSSVGLQLSLVASLFLVSVLIKRKL
- the thiD gene encoding bifunctional hydroxymethylpyrimidine kinase/phosphomethylpyrimidine kinase: MPVNQTPQVVTIAGSDSGGGAGIQADLKTFQARDVFGMSIVVALTAQNTLGVQSSLPIPCDFVAEQFDSLSADFHIRACKTGMLADKEHVQIVVQKLKEVDFGPLIVDPVMIAKGGHSLLQKEAVDCIKEELLPLATVLTPNIPEAEKLIQQEIKTSEDMIQAAHVLQEMGVKNVVIKGGHSSDILAKDFVLLENGETFWMSSKRVETIKTHGTGDTFSSCIAAEIAKGKSVKEAIHIAKSFIQGAIEQEIFVGHGHGPTNHWAIPAQDILID